A part of Caldicellulosiruptor owensensis OL genomic DNA contains:
- a CDS encoding MBL fold metallo-hydrolase RNA specificity domain-containing protein → MKITFIGGAQSVTGSCFLFEFEGIKFLIDCGMFQGGLTEELLNYEAFPFNPSEIKFVILSHAHIDHSGRIPKLYKDGFRGVIYTTDATVDLCNIMLPDSAHIQESEIEWKNRKRKREGKEQLKPLYTLEEAENVLKHFRGVKYDQKVQINKNLSFVFKDAGHMLGSAIIELYITEDSKEYTLVFSGDLGNRNVPILKDPTIIDGCDYLFIESTYGNRFHGDVENKSKKLIDIICTTISNGGKVIIPSFAVGRTQEILYEIAKEIVTHSEKAKVIRDVEIFVDSPLATSATAIYKKHIEYFDAEAAMFIKNGIYPLEPPNLRFIKSVDESKWLNEYDKSCIIISSSGMCEAGRIKHHLKHNLWNEKNTVLFVGYQAPNTLGRKLLEGQKKVKIFGEEVEVKAKIEYIEAYSGHADKGGLFSWIEYMSEKPKKIFVVHGEKEVQLEFAEELKNRFGADVIVPARGEMYEIGPEYVLSKERLFSELPSFINLSILAQIEDIEYELSRLKEGIKNSAISSERLLALNSNLEELRYLLNLALNDY, encoded by the coding sequence TTGAAAATAACATTTATTGGTGGTGCCCAGAGCGTAACAGGTTCATGTTTTCTTTTTGAATTTGAAGGGATAAAATTTCTGATAGATTGTGGTATGTTTCAAGGAGGTTTAACTGAAGAGCTGCTCAACTATGAAGCGTTTCCTTTTAATCCGTCAGAAATTAAGTTTGTTATTCTTTCTCATGCACATATTGACCATAGTGGAAGAATTCCCAAACTTTATAAGGATGGTTTTAGAGGAGTAATATACACAACAGATGCAACAGTGGACCTGTGTAATATTATGTTGCCCGACAGTGCTCATATTCAGGAGAGCGAGATTGAATGGAAGAATAGAAAGAGAAAAAGAGAAGGTAAAGAACAATTAAAGCCGCTTTATACTTTAGAAGAGGCAGAAAATGTTCTCAAGCATTTTAGAGGTGTAAAATATGATCAAAAAGTTCAAATAAACAAAAATTTAAGTTTTGTATTTAAAGATGCAGGACACATGCTTGGTTCAGCAATAATTGAGTTATATATAACAGAAGATAGCAAAGAATATACGCTTGTTTTTTCTGGTGATTTAGGAAATAGAAATGTTCCTATTTTAAAAGACCCTACCATTATAGATGGTTGTGATTATCTGTTTATTGAAAGCACATATGGCAATAGATTTCATGGTGATGTTGAAAACAAATCTAAAAAGCTTATAGACATAATTTGCACTACCATATCAAATGGGGGAAAGGTTATAATCCCTTCGTTCGCAGTTGGGAGAACGCAAGAGATATTATATGAAATTGCAAAAGAGATTGTGACCCATTCCGAAAAAGCCAAAGTTATAAGAGATGTAGAAATTTTTGTTGACAGTCCACTTGCAACTTCTGCGACTGCCATCTATAAAAAACATATAGAGTATTTTGATGCAGAAGCAGCTATGTTCATAAAAAATGGTATATATCCTCTTGAACCACCTAATTTGAGGTTTATAAAGTCTGTTGACGAATCCAAGTGGTTAAATGAGTACGACAAGAGCTGTATAATAATTTCTTCGAGCGGGATGTGCGAAGCAGGAAGAATAAAGCATCATCTTAAACATAATTTATGGAACGAGAAAAACACTGTGCTTTTTGTTGGATATCAGGCACCAAACACGCTTGGGAGAAAGCTTTTGGAGGGGCAGAAAAAGGTAAAGATATTTGGTGAGGAAGTAGAAGTAAAAGCCAAGATAGAGTATATTGAGGCTTATTCAGGGCATGCAGATAAAGGTGGTCTTTTTTCGTGGATAGAATATATGAGCGAAAAACCAAAGAAGATTTTTGTGGTCCACGGTGAAAAAGAGGTACAATTGGAGTTTGCAGAAGAACTAAAAAACAGGTTTGGAGCAGATGTCATTGTTCCTGCCCGCGGCGAGATGTATGAAATTGGACCTGAATATGTTTTATCAAAAGAAAGGTTGTTCTCAGAACTTCCTTCCTTTATCAATCTTTCAATACTTGCTCAGATTGAGGATATTGAATATGAACTTAGCAGGTTGAAAGAAGGTATAAAAAACTCTGCTATTTCTTCAGAAAGGTTACTTGCTCTCAATTCAAATTTAGAAGAATTGAGGTATCTCCTCAATCTGGCTTTGAACGACTACTAA
- the pheS gene encoding phenylalanine--tRNA ligase subunit alpha: protein MNTDIANLKSQCMEELSKIKNLKELEDFQIKYLGKKGILKSKLKELSSLEPEIRAQMGKELNSLREYIEENIANLRKRFLEEEKQRRIQSERIDVTVPGKRVEIGAIHILSQVQNEIAEIFLNMGYEIAEGPEIELDFYNFEALNIPADHPARDTQDTFYISDDVLLRTHTSPVQIRVMKSKKPPIKIISPGRVYRSDEVDSTHSPIFHQIEGLFVDKGVTMADLKGTLEVFAKRFFGKETMVRFRPHHFPFTEPSAEVDISCIFCGGKGCRTCKGEGWIEILGAGMVHRKVLLNCGIDPDVYTGFAFGMGVERIALLRYEIEDIRLFYENDLRFLKQFR from the coding sequence TTGAACACTGATATAGCAAATTTAAAAAGCCAATGTATGGAAGAACTATCAAAAATAAAAAATTTGAAAGAACTTGAAGATTTTCAGATCAAATATTTAGGTAAAAAAGGCATTTTGAAAAGTAAACTGAAAGAGCTTTCTTCACTTGAACCAGAAATTCGAGCTCAAATGGGAAAAGAACTAAATAGTCTGAGAGAGTACATTGAGGAAAACATCGCTAACTTGCGAAAAAGGTTTTTAGAGGAAGAAAAGCAAAGAAGGATACAAAGTGAACGCATTGACGTTACTGTACCGGGGAAGAGAGTGGAAATAGGAGCTATTCACATCCTCTCTCAGGTTCAAAATGAAATAGCTGAAATTTTTCTGAATATGGGATATGAAATTGCAGAAGGACCGGAAATAGAACTTGATTTTTACAACTTTGAAGCACTGAATATCCCTGCTGATCATCCTGCAAGAGACACTCAAGATACTTTTTATATTTCCGATGATGTGCTTTTGAGGACACATACCTCCCCTGTTCAGATCAGGGTTATGAAAAGCAAAAAACCTCCAATCAAGATAATTTCTCCCGGAAGGGTATACAGGTCGGACGAGGTAGATAGCACACACTCTCCTATTTTTCATCAGATAGAAGGTCTATTTGTTGATAAAGGGGTTACAATGGCTGATTTGAAAGGGACACTTGAAGTGTTTGCCAAGAGATTTTTTGGCAAAGAAACAATGGTCAGGTTCAGACCACATCATTTCCCTTTTACTGAGCCATCAGCTGAGGTTGATATTTCGTGTATCTTCTGTGGTGGGAAAGGATGTAGAACATGTAAGGGTGAGGGCTGGATAGAAATCTTAGGTGCAGGAATGGTTCACAGAAAAGTTCTTTTAAACTGTGGAATTGATCCTGATGTATACACTGGTTTTGCTTTTGGTATGGGAGTTGAGAGAATAGCACTTTTGAGATATGAGATTGAAGATATTAGACTATTTTATGAAAATGATCTAAGATTTTTGAAACAGTTTAGATAA
- a CDS encoding HPr family phosphocarrier protein — translation MKTVTVKLNTIDAVKNFVNIVSKYPFDIDLTSGRYVVDAKSIMGIFSLDLSKPIKVEIHSDNCDDLLKELEPFMEK, via the coding sequence ATGAAAACAGTAACAGTAAAGTTGAACACAATTGACGCTGTTAAGAACTTTGTGAACATTGTTAGCAAGTATCCATTTGACATCGATCTTACATCAGGAAGGTATGTTGTTGATGCCAAATCCATCATGGGAATATTTAGCTTGGACCTCAGCAAACCTATTAAGGTAGAAATTCATTCAGACAATTGCGACGATCTGCTTAAAGAGCTTGAACCGTTTATGGAAAAATAA
- the mtaB gene encoding tRNA (N(6)-L-threonylcarbamoyladenosine(37)-C(2))-methylthiotransferase MtaB encodes MKIAFYTLGCKVNQYETQAVAELFKESGFEIVDFDSKADVYVINTCTVTNMSDRKSRQAIKKAKKLSPESIVVVMGCYPQVYPHEVEKIRDIDIIIGTKDRQKIVDYVKEYLENKKKIVAIDEGYKRGTFEELKISEFNERSRAFIKIEEGCDQFCSYCIIPYARGAVRSRSLESIEEEVRRLVSNGYKEFVITGINISAYGKDLDGKITLIDVIERINEIEGVKRIRLSSLEPLIMSEQFISRLLSFDKLCHHLHLSLQSGSDKILKFMNRHYTTAQYQDIVDRIKEKWDDVAFTTDIIVGFPGETEEDFNATLEFVQKIGFSRIHVFRFSPKKGTKAYDMPNQVDSKEKERRSKVMKEVAANLSYQFHRKFVGKWLEVLIEQDSDFDGYYEGYSGNYIRTVVRKNHFIVPGEIYKVKITQAYEQYVKGEIIQ; translated from the coding sequence TTGAAGATTGCCTTTTATACACTTGGATGTAAGGTGAACCAGTATGAAACCCAAGCAGTAGCTGAACTTTTTAAAGAAAGCGGGTTTGAAATTGTCGACTTTGACAGCAAGGCAGACGTGTACGTGATAAATACATGTACAGTTACTAATATGAGTGATAGAAAGTCAAGGCAGGCAATAAAAAAGGCTAAAAAACTTTCTCCGGAAAGTATCGTAGTTGTAATGGGATGCTATCCTCAAGTGTATCCACATGAGGTTGAGAAAATAAGAGATATAGACATTATAATTGGAACTAAAGATAGACAAAAAATTGTTGATTATGTTAAAGAATATTTAGAGAACAAAAAGAAAATTGTAGCAATAGATGAAGGATATAAAAGGGGAACATTTGAAGAGCTCAAGATATCGGAATTTAATGAGCGCAGCCGAGCTTTCATAAAGATAGAAGAAGGTTGTGATCAGTTTTGTTCTTATTGTATAATTCCATATGCAAGGGGGGCAGTTAGAAGCAGAAGTTTAGAGAGCATTGAAGAGGAAGTTAGAAGACTTGTTTCAAATGGATATAAAGAATTTGTCATAACAGGAATTAACATCTCAGCTTATGGGAAGGATTTAGACGGGAAGATAACCTTGATAGATGTGATTGAGAGAATAAATGAGATTGAAGGGGTCAAGAGGATTAGGCTAAGTTCTCTTGAACCACTTATCATGAGCGAACAGTTTATAAGTAGGCTATTGAGTTTTGATAAGCTGTGCCATCATTTGCATCTTTCCCTTCAAAGTGGCAGTGACAAAATATTGAAATTTATGAACAGGCATTACACTACAGCACAGTACCAAGATATAGTAGACAGAATAAAAGAAAAATGGGATGATGTAGCATTCACCACTGATATTATAGTGGGTTTTCCGGGCGAAACAGAGGAAGATTTCAATGCTACTTTGGAATTTGTTCAGAAGATAGGTTTTTCACGAATTCATGTTTTTAGATTTTCGCCAAAAAAAGGTACTAAAGCCTATGATATGCCAAATCAAGTAGATAGCAAAGAAAAAGAACGGCGAAGCAAAGTAATGAAAGAAGTGGCAGCGAACCTTTCATATCAATTTCACAGAAAGTTTGTTGGCAAGTGGTTAGAGGTTTTAATTGAACAAGATTCTGATTTTGATGGATATTACGAAGGGTATTCAGGAAATTATATCCGTACGGTAGTAAGGAAAAATCATTTTATAGTACCTGGTGAAATTTACAAGGTTAAGATTACACAGGCTTATGAACAATATGTCAAAGGAGAAATAATCCAATAA
- a CDS encoding diacylglycerol kinase, whose translation MNKRRTLLESFDNAINGIIIAFKTQRNMKIHFIIAFIILFLTIVFKLNKIETILVLICVGLVIATELINTAVENTVDLVAKEFEPKAKIAKDVAAGAVLVSALMSLTIGYFLFYDRIKLPIEITLKHIKGISFHVVFLSLIIVAMVIIVVKAVTNRKKFMQGGMPSGHTALAFAAATAILMLTNNLIIVSLAVFMALLVLESRIEAKIHTVWETIVGALIGILVTLLIFKIK comes from the coding sequence ATGAACAAAAGAAGGACCCTGCTGGAGAGCTTTGACAATGCAATAAACGGTATAATAATAGCATTTAAAACCCAAAGAAATATGAAAATTCATTTTATAATAGCTTTTATAATTCTTTTTTTGACAATTGTTTTCAAATTGAACAAAATTGAAACGATATTGGTGTTGATCTGCGTCGGATTGGTTATAGCAACAGAGCTTATAAATACAGCAGTAGAAAATACCGTGGACCTTGTAGCAAAAGAATTTGAGCCGAAAGCAAAAATTGCAAAAGACGTAGCAGCGGGAGCTGTTTTGGTATCTGCACTGATGTCCTTGACTATAGGATATTTTCTTTTTTACGACAGAATAAAGCTTCCTATAGAAATAACCCTTAAGCACATAAAGGGTATTTCTTTTCATGTAGTGTTCTTATCCCTTATAATTGTTGCAATGGTGATAATAGTTGTAAAAGCTGTAACAAATAGAAAAAAATTTATGCAAGGTGGAATGCCAAGTGGTCATACTGCTTTAGCTTTTGCTGCGGCAACTGCTATTTTAATGCTCACAAACAACCTCATTATAGTGTCGCTTGCTGTTTTTATGGCTTTATTGGTACTTGAGAGCAGGATAGAAGCAAAGATTCACACAGTTTGGGAAACAATTGTAGGTGCACTTATTGGAATTCTTGTAACACTTTTAATATTCAAAATAAAGTGA
- the aroC gene encoding chorismate synthase, with protein sequence MRFLDAGETHGKALIAIVEGFPAHVKIDIENINRLLQLRQRGYGRGKRMEIEKDGVIFLSGVRNSYTTGAPITLMIENRDYENWKDFMDAIQCDLETKKVTVPRPGHADLAGCLKYGFDDARNILERASARETAIRVAVGAICEELLKMFGIKFYNHVVEIGKVRLTKSYSTDNIDLFEKALSSSELFCIDEETENRMKQEIDIAKQMGDSVGGVAEVICKNVPYGLGSHVHWDRKLDALIAQAVMSIQSVKGVEIGMGFEAARRFGSEVHDEIYYDGERSFYRKTNNAGGIEGGISNGMDIVVRAAFKPIPTLYKPLKSVDIQTFQPAEAAVERSDICAVPAGSVVMRAAIAYVLANALIERLGGDSVKTMLETFKRIYNK encoded by the coding sequence ATGAGGTTTTTAGACGCTGGTGAGACCCACGGAAAAGCTTTAATAGCTATAGTGGAAGGGTTTCCTGCACATGTGAAAATAGATATCGAAAATATAAATCGTCTATTGCAACTGCGACAGAGAGGTTACGGCAGAGGAAAACGAATGGAAATAGAAAAAGACGGAGTAATATTTCTTTCTGGAGTTAGAAACTCTTATACCACAGGAGCTCCAATTACATTAATGATTGAAAACAGAGACTATGAAAACTGGAAAGATTTTATGGACGCAATACAATGTGATCTCGAAACAAAAAAAGTAACAGTTCCACGACCTGGTCATGCAGATTTGGCTGGTTGTTTAAAATATGGGTTTGATGATGCAAGAAATATATTGGAAAGAGCAAGTGCAAGAGAAACTGCTATAAGGGTTGCAGTTGGAGCTATTTGTGAAGAACTTTTAAAAATGTTTGGAATTAAGTTTTACAACCACGTTGTGGAGATAGGCAAAGTTAGACTTACAAAATCATATTCCACTGACAACATAGATCTTTTTGAAAAAGCTTTATCTTCTTCAGAGCTATTTTGTATTGATGAAGAGACAGAAAACCGGATGAAGCAGGAGATTGATATAGCAAAACAAATGGGTGACAGTGTAGGTGGGGTTGCTGAGGTGATTTGCAAAAATGTCCCATATGGGCTTGGCAGTCATGTTCATTGGGATAGAAAACTTGATGCACTGATTGCTCAGGCTGTGATGAGTATCCAGTCTGTCAAAGGTGTTGAAATTGGTATGGGTTTTGAAGCGGCAAGACGGTTTGGTTCTGAAGTTCATGACGAAATTTATTATGATGGTGAAAGAAGTTTTTATCGAAAAACAAACAATGCAGGTGGCATAGAAGGTGGAATTTCAAACGGTATGGATATTGTCGTCAGGGCTGCTTTCAAGCCAATACCAACCCTTTATAAACCTCTCAAAAGTGTGGATATACAGACTTTTCAACCTGCTGAGGCAGCTGTCGAAAGATCTGATATATGTGCTGTACCGGCAGGAAGCGTAGTTATGAGAGCAGCAATTGCATATGTGTTAGCAAATGCTTTGATAGAGAGGTTGGGCGGAGACTCAGTCAAAACAATGTTAGAGACTTTCAAAAGAATCTATAACAAATAA
- a CDS encoding DUF3048 domain-containing protein, producing MKCQKRPCLKKILTLIIVGILFFSLSACGKKNSQKVNISKADKTLQADKKEKEKNAQTEQFDYLCKFTGEAIYQKDEHQVIAVMINNEPGAIPQSSLNQAEYLYEALIEGGATRIMAIYHHTYPKKVGPIRSARPYFMQIAKSLKAYFVHCGGSPQAYRLFNQNFIPHIDAIYTDGGIFYRTSDRKAPHNLYSSMEKLIAFFDRKGYRIQKTYKTYPLTDNVVNKWNSENSKIKITFSGWYYITYNYDSQKKVYKRFIKEKPHLDKETGVQLTAKNLVIIIAHYDTIKNDDKGRQEVDFSKGKGYVLQMGKTIPITYEFDMENSFTLKDGSGQEIKLLKGNTWFEIVPQYGKIVIE from the coding sequence ATGAAATGCCAGAAAAGGCCTTGTTTAAAAAAGATTTTAACGCTTATAATAGTTGGAATACTATTTTTTTCTTTATCAGCGTGTGGTAAGAAAAATAGTCAAAAAGTTAATATCTCAAAAGCAGATAAAACTCTGCAAGCAGACAAAAAAGAAAAAGAGAAAAATGCTCAAACTGAACAATTTGACTATCTTTGCAAATTTACCGGAGAGGCCATTTACCAAAAAGATGAACATCAAGTAATAGCAGTTATGATTAATAATGAACCTGGAGCAATTCCTCAATCCTCATTAAATCAGGCTGAGTATCTTTATGAAGCTTTGATTGAAGGTGGAGCAACACGAATTATGGCAATATACCATCATACATATCCTAAGAAAGTAGGACCTATAAGAAGTGCAAGACCATATTTTATGCAAATAGCAAAGTCACTCAAAGCTTACTTTGTACACTGTGGTGGGAGTCCACAGGCTTATAGACTTTTTAATCAGAATTTTATACCTCATATCGATGCTATATATACAGATGGGGGAATTTTCTACAGAACTTCGGACAGGAAAGCGCCACACAATCTCTATTCATCGATGGAAAAACTCATAGCCTTTTTTGATAGAAAAGGGTACAGGATACAAAAGACTTATAAAACATATCCTTTAACAGATAATGTTGTTAATAAATGGAATTCTGAAAATTCAAAGATAAAGATTACTTTTTCAGGGTGGTATTATATTACTTATAACTATGATTCTCAAAAAAAAGTTTACAAAAGATTTATTAAAGAAAAACCTCATCTTGACAAAGAAACAGGAGTTCAACTGACTGCTAAAAACTTGGTAATAATAATTGCTCATTATGATACAATAAAAAACGATGACAAAGGTAGACAAGAAGTAGATTTTTCAAAAGGAAAAGGGTATGTTCTACAAATGGGGAAAACAATTCCAATCACTTATGAATTTGATATGGAAAATTCATTTACACTAAAAGATGGAAGCGGTCAAGAAATTAAACTTTTGAAAGGAAATACATGGTTTGAAATTGTACCACAATACGGTAAAATTGTTATTGAATGA
- a CDS encoding D-alanyl-D-alanine carboxypeptidase family protein, whose protein sequence is MKVRVFVLILLMIVNTEVAVTCYASEKNLPQVSSKSAIAIEWMTGKILFRKNEDLKLPMASTTKIMTAILVLENCDVNKEIEIPPQAVGVQGSSMYLEKGEKLKIIDLLYGLMLSSGNDAAVALAIVTAGDVKKFVNLMNKKAKELGLSNTVFSSPHGLEQGQHYTTAHDLALLTAYAMKNPIFRQIVKTTEKEVPWTTRPYNRILRNKNKMLRLYPGAEGVKTGFTKKAGRCLVTSACRDDFRVICVVLNAQDMWNDTRKILDYSYRNFKVLKFPPGEIGYVKVNNGKMGWVKVGTTHQKYWVVDSDCFPRIDVLIQPLDAPVEKNKVIGMVNVYLKSEKQIIPIVTLQECDRKSLWDRMRERLFGKRMRQKQI, encoded by the coding sequence TTGAAAGTAAGGGTATTTGTTTTGATACTTCTTATGATAGTAAACACAGAAGTTGCTGTAACATGCTATGCAAGTGAAAAGAACTTGCCACAGGTGAGTAGCAAATCTGCCATTGCCATTGAATGGATGACAGGAAAAATTCTTTTCAGAAAGAACGAGGATTTGAAACTTCCAATGGCAAGTACTACAAAAATAATGACAGCAATTTTGGTATTAGAAAACTGTGATGTAAACAAAGAAATTGAAATTCCTCCGCAGGCTGTAGGAGTTCAAGGCTCATCTATGTACCTCGAAAAAGGAGAAAAACTGAAAATAATAGACCTTCTATACGGACTTATGCTTTCTTCTGGAAATGATGCTGCTGTAGCCTTGGCAATAGTAACAGCAGGTGATGTAAAAAAATTTGTTAATCTTATGAACAAGAAAGCAAAAGAGCTTGGACTTTCAAATACCGTATTTTCATCACCGCATGGTTTAGAACAAGGTCAACACTATACAACAGCTCATGACCTGGCACTTCTAACAGCATATGCCATGAAAAATCCCATTTTTCGGCAGATTGTAAAGACCACAGAAAAAGAAGTACCATGGACAACTAGGCCTTACAATCGAATACTAAGAAACAAAAACAAGATGTTAAGATTATATCCGGGGGCTGAAGGTGTAAAGACTGGATTTACGAAAAAGGCTGGTAGATGTCTTGTCACTTCTGCTTGCAGAGATGATTTTAGAGTCATATGCGTAGTTTTAAATGCTCAGGATATGTGGAATGATACGCGAAAGATTCTTGACTATTCTTACCGTAATTTTAAAGTGTTAAAATTCCCACCAGGCGAGATAGGTTATGTAAAGGTTAATAATGGCAAAATGGGTTGGGTAAAAGTAGGAACAACACATCAAAAATACTGGGTGGTGGACTCAGATTGTTTCCCAAGAATAGATGTGCTGATACAACCGCTGGATGCACCTGTTGAGAAAAACAAGGTAATTGGGATGGTGAATGTGTATCTCAAAAGTGAAAAGCAAATTATTCCAATTGTCACTTTACAAGAATGTGACAGGAAATCCTTATGGGACAGAATGAGAGAGAGGTTATTTGGGAAAAGAATGAGACAAAAACAAATTTAG